A stretch of Fulvia fulva chromosome 4, complete sequence DNA encodes these proteins:
- a CDS encoding ABC multidrug transporter B, with translation MVVLNTSLSNLAACVRRMSCTADIEDRFGPVVSSSCLNGFDFTLLFEEAFLTIVPLVIASAWATLRAAVLRNEPVKVRTSWLLPCKLLFYAIHEALQTTILALWASDGRARTRLSLACVSLTTAAYAFFALVSYVEHKRSVRPSTMLILYLGVTLILDLARTRTLFFTAQGLAAARVNLAALIVKLGIFVLENIEKRSMVKKAWQEIISPEGASGVINRATFLWLNTLVVQGFRTLLTVHALPSLDNDILAASRPSELLSEWKNGESVWISSWHQVIATPIADLISTVSPNAHEHGLLWLFVKHFKWATLAGVLPRLACAGFTFAQPYLVKSLLDFTADINASNRSSTAYALVGAYAIAYVGLALTYAVYQHKTYRLLTLYRGALVAMIFDKTLRVEASSVDDAEAVTLMSADIDRTTGSMHVVHELYASVIEAGIAFGSCTTFLVSPWFRRWHGWLFAVCVLAAGPIAKASGNAQVPWLEAIEDRLASTAKALSSMKAIKMTGLADLVASYLANSRLVEIRASRRHRILNIFVFISSIAPYSVCLIVYGPVWGFLTYILIAKTSAQERTLTEGVAFGALSLFELLQQPVQYAVNGVEDAQILINSFRRIQAYLASPDRHDYRRVLPSTSASVALGHEVNTIKPYQDEFAFVVKEASARFNNESELALRNLSFKIPHGQTTIIYGRVGCGKTALLKPLLGELSIASGSVETACQQSAYCSQSAWCNWGTVRDNIIGMSSWNEEWYRMVITACALLADIEQLPMGDNTHIGTKGSQLSGGQKSRVSLARAIYSRSPILLLDGILPGLDRTTEQYILSAVFGDAGILARSNTTVVLASSSDHHIRLADHLIVLNADGTMAKYDSQEMIGHSDDKHLSLGNPGSPSPVCLSALEQTHHEKQDIHLAQDHELQDSRKTGDMKVYTYYARIAGWPMITVYLFASAILVFGVTFPSVWLQWRTNANATHPNERIGYWVGTFAALGVLTLVGCAIADSAFNLAVLPTTSRRFHEILLDTTMNASMAFLTSTDTGTTLNRFSQDLELIDNDLPEAINQTVFQLMSTFVTAAFVFSGSGYIAAAIPVCFILITSIALFYLRTSRQMRLLDIEAKAPLFSLFLEVVSGIESIRAYGWTALYIEQNRKALDLSQRPYYLLFCLQRWLTLVLDLFNASIAIVLVAIATNVRNGSTAFLGVALFNIVIFSSTIQSLVTEWTQVEAALGAINRIRTYERSVHSEHLPGENSSLPHDWPKHGAITFEGLTASYTSSKKPTLQNISFRIEAGAKVAICGRTGSGKSSLIATLLRTIEIHSGTISIDGMDIASIPRREIRRRLNTLPQEPFFLPGSVRTNMDPRGEATDERLGEILQKVHLWEGQFDGRDGLDGDMNEGILSHGQQQLFCLGRALVKPGSITIMDEATGSVDDETSGLMQGILRDGFQGRTVVAVVHKLHEILDFDLVVVLDQGRIIETGRPSSLLRQDASAFKTLYETAGYSNLGT, from the exons ATGGTCGTTCTAAACACCTCCCTTTCCAACCTTGCAGCGTGTGTGCGCAGGATGTCCTGTACAGCAGATATTGAGGACAGATTTGGGCCTGTCGTGTCCAGCTCGTGCCTTAATGGCTTCGATTTTACCCTCCTTTTCGAGGAAGCCTTCCTCACTATCGTGCCTCTAGTGATAGCCA GTGCTTGGGCGACATTGCGTGCAGCTGTACTTCGCAATGAGCCGGTCAAGGTTCGCACGTCGTGGCTGTTGCCATGTAAATTG CTCTTTTACGCCATCCACGAGGCTCTGCAGACCACGATCCTGGCTCTTTGGGCATCCGATGGGCGAGCTCGGACACGTCTCTCGTTGGCATGCGTCTCATTAACCACGGCTGCATACGCCTTCTTCGCTCTCGTTTCGTACGTCGAGCACAAACGCTCGGTGCGGCCTTCGACGATGCTCATCCTGTATCTTGGTGTCACGCTCATACTGGACTTGGCACGCACGAGGACGCTGTTCTTCACGGCACAAGGCCTAGCGGCCGCGCGAGTGAATCTGGCAGCTCTGATCGTGAAACTTGGCATCTTTGTCCTGGAGAACATTGAGAAGCGATCAATGGTAAAGAAAGCCTGGCAGGAGATAATATCCCCGGAAGGCGCAAGTGGCGTCATCAACCGCGCCACTTTCCTGTGGCTGAACACACTTGTGGTCCAGGGCTTCCGGACATTACTCACGGTACATGCATTGCCTTCCCTTGACAATGACATCCTCGCAGCCTCTCGACCCTCCGAGCTGCTGAGTGAATGGAAAAACGGTGAGTCGGTCTGGATATCGTCCTGGCACCAAGTCATCGCGACACCTATAGCTGACCTCATCTCCACAGTCTCCCCCAATGCCCACGAGCATGGACTTCTATGGCTGTTTGTGAAGCACTTCAAATGGGCTACTTTGGCGGGCGTCCTGCCACGTCTGGCTTGTGCTGGCTTCACGTTCGCCCAGCCTTATCTTGTGAAGAGTCTTCTCGACTTCACTGCCGACATAAATGCATCAAACAGGAGCAGCACCGCGTACGCGCTTGTCGGCGCGTATGCCATTGCCTACGTGGGCCTTGCT TTGACGTACGCCGTCTATCAGCACAAGACCTATCGATTACTTACCTTGTATCGCGGAGCCCTCGTTGCCATGATTTTCGACAAAACGCTCCGAGTCGAGGCCTCCTCCGTCGATGATGCCGAAGCAGTGACCCTCATGAGTGCAGATATTGATCGGACTACTGGCAGCATGCATGTTGTCCACGAGCTATACGCTAGCGTCATCGAGGCTGGCATTGCTTTTGGTTCTTGTACAACTTTCTTGGTGTCGCCATGGTTCCGGCGGTGGCATGGATGGCTG TTTGCAGTCTGTGTCTTGGCCGCAGGCCCCATTGCGAAGGCATCGGGCAATGCGCAGGTGCCTTGGCTTGAGGCCATTGAGGACCGTCTAGCTTCCACGGCCAAAGCTCTGAGCTCCATGAAGGCCATCAAAATGACTGGACTAGCCGATCTCGTTGCCTCGTATCTGGCTAACTCTAGGCTCGTAGAGATCCGAGCTTCACGGCGGCATCGAATTCTGAACATTTTCGTCTTCATATCCT CTATTGCGCCATACAGCGTTTGCCTCATTGTCTATGGCCCAGTATGGGGATTCCTAACGTACATCCTGATAGCAAAGACGAGTGCTCAAGAGAGAACATTGACAGAAGGGGTTGCCTTCGGCGCCCTGAGTCTCTTCGAGCTTCTGCAGCAACCTGTTCAATATGCAGTCAATGGCGTGGAAGATGCGCAAATTTTGATAAACTCGTTTCGCCGCATTCAGGCCTATCTTGCATCTCCAGATCGACACGACTACAGGAGAGTGCTTCCATCTACCTCAGCGTCGGTAGCTCTCGGCCACGAGGTGAACACTATCAAGCCATATCAAGACGAGTTTGCCTTCGTCGTAAAGGAGGCCTCGGCGCGCTTCAACAACGAGAGCGAGCTTGCCTTGAGAAATTTATCATTCAAGATCCCACATGGTCAAACAACCATCATTTACGGACGTGTCGGCTGTGGAAAGACTGCGCTACTCAAGCCGCTTCTGGGAGAACTTTCCATCGCCTCAGGGTCAGTGGAAACGGCTTGCCAACAGTCAGCATACTGCTCACAAAGCGCATGGTGCAATTGGGGCACCGTACGAGACAACATCATCGGCATGTCTAGCTGGAATGAGGAGTGGTATCGTATGGTGATTACCGCGTGTGCTCTGTTGGCTGACATAGAACAATTGCCCATGGGTGATAACACTCACATTGGAACTAAAGGTTCGCAGCTTAGCGGTGGGCAGAAATCGCGGGTCTCACTTGCGCGGGCCATCTATTCTCGAAGTCCAATCCTGCTACTCGACGGAATATTGCCGGGCCTGGATCGAACAACGGAGCAATATATACTGAGCGCCGTGTTCGGAGATGCTGGCATACTAGCTAGAAGCAATACGACCGTGGTACTGGCCTCGTCGTCCGACCATCACATTCGTCTTGCAGACCATCTGATAGTGCTGAATGCCGATGGGACTATGGCCAAGTATGATTCGCAGGAGATGATCGGCCATAGCGACGACAAGCACTTGAGTCTCGGCAATCCCGGGTCGCCATCACCAGTGTGTCTCAGTGCACTTGAGCAGACTCACCACGAGAAGCAAGATATACACTTGGCTCAGGACCATGAGCTTCAGGACTCTCGTAAGACTGGCGACATGAAGGTCTATACTTACTATGCCCGTATCGCAGGATGGCCAATGATCACAGTGTATCTATTCGCCAGTGCGATCTTAGTTTTTGGTGTGACATTTCCCT CGGTGTGGCTACAGTGGCGGACCAACGCGAACGCCACGCATCCTAACGAACGTATTGGCTACTGGGTCGGCACGTTTGCAGCGTTAGGCGTCTTGACCTTGGTCGGATGCGCAATAGCAGATTC GGCGTTCAATCTGGCGGTTTTGCCTACGACGTCCAGGAGATTTCACGAGATATTGCTGGATACAACCATGAA CGCATCTATGGCTTTCCTCACATCGACGGACACTGGAACTACGCTGAACCGCTTCAGTCAAGATTTGGAATTAATTGACAACGATCTACCTGAGGCCATCAACCAAACAGTGTTCCAGCTCATGTCCACTTTCGTCACTGCCGCATTTGTGTTCTCAGGCTCTGGGTACATTGCGGCTGCCATCCCGGTTTGCTTCATTCTGATCACATCAATAGCACTGTTTTACTTGAGGACATCCCGACAGATGCGGCTTTTGGACATCGAAGCCAAAGCACCTCTGTTTTCACTATTCCTCGAGGTCGTTAGTGGCATTGAATCTATTCGTGCGTACGGATGGACTGCCTTATATATCGAACAGAACCGCAAAGCTTTGGATCTATCGCAACGGCCATACTACCTGCTCTTCTGCCTTCAAAGATGGCTCACCCTGGTTTTGGACCTGTTCAACGCCAGCATTGCCATTGTGCTTGTAGCTATTGCCACGAATGTTCGCAATGGTTCCACTGCGTTCCTGGGCGTGGCTCTTTTCAACATAGTCATATTCTCGTCCACAATACAGAGTCTGGTGACCGAGTGGACACAAGTCGAAGCAGCACTAGGGGCCATCAATAGAATTCGCACATACGAGCGCAGCGTTCATAGCGAGCATCTTCCCGGAGAGAATAGCAGCTTACCACACGACTGGCCGAAACACGGTGCTATCACATTTGAAGGTCTTACAGCATCGTACACTTCATCAAAGAAGCCAACTTTGCAGAATATCAGCTTCCGTATCGAGGCGGGGGCAAAAGTAGCCATCTGCGGGCGAACAGGAAGCGGCAAATCATCTTTGATCGCTACACTCCTCCGCACTATCGAGATCCATTCCGGCACGATATCTATAGACGGTATGGACATCGCCTCAATACCCCGACGAGAAATCCGAAGGAGACTAAATACCCTACCTCAAGAGCCATTCTTCCTGCCAGGATCTGTGCGCACCAACATGGATCCACGCGGAGAAGCCACAGACGAGCGTTTGGGTGAAATCTTACAGAAAGTCCACCTCTGGGAAGGGCAGTTCGATGGACGTGATGGCCTAGATGGCGATATGAACGAGGGAATACTTTCGCACGGACAACAGCAGCTTTTCTGTCTAGGTCGCGCTCTTGTGAAGCCTGGCAGTATCACCATCATGGATGAGGCGACTGGTAGTGTCGATGATGAGACGAGTGGCTTGATGCAGGGCATTCTTCGTGACGGCTTTCAAGGTCGTACGGTCGTTGCGGTGGTGCACAAGCTTCACGAAATTCTCGATTTCGATCTAGTGGTGGTGCTGGATCAAGGCCGGATCATTGAAACGGGTCGGCCGAGTTCGCTGTTGAGGCAAGATGCCTCAGCGTTCAAGACCCTATACGAGACGGCTGGCTATAGTAATTTGGGCACATGA
- a CDS encoding Major facilitator-type transporter ecdD, translated as MCVLFGAEPDVCGRKAMMGAITILLAGSIAEIASHDWQSWLGAAVLVRLGVGLAQSILITYISELAPFQIRGFMIGAYQLMLALGQLICAVASQLVQVHRPNEWRPLIATEFVFTGILIMMIWIVPESHLYYARKGDVTRAKQSMRRLYGNVAGYDIEHEYRVIEHGIEAEKELSRASKESSFLEIFQGTNWRRTLAGAVGICSQWSAGAPIVFSYSTYFFKVAGMDDPFMVTIITFVLLIISIFCSLIACEYIGRRPLLIGGCFLMCLFNIGLATSGIFHTSGANKAALACLLIWVLCYGASAGPIGFVAAGETSTPRLRAQTTSFNLGCYGAGL; from the exons ATGTGTGTTCTGTTCGGAGCTGAGCCTGACGTTTGTGGTAGGAAAGCAATGATGGGCGCCATTACGATCCTCCTCGCTGGCTCAATTGCTGAGATTGCCTCCCATGACTGGCAGAGCTGGCTTGGTGCTGCAGTGCTCGTCCGTCTGGGTGTTGGTCTGGCTCAGTCTATCTTGATCACTTACATTTCTGAGCTAGCACCCTTCCAAATCCGTGGGTTCATGATAGGGGCGTATCAATTGATGCTTGCACTGGGCCAGCTCATATGCGCGGTGGCTTCTCAGCTCGTGCAGGTGCATAGGCCGAATGAATGGAGACCTCTGATTGCGACGGAGTTTGTCTTTACCGGT ATCTTGATTATGATGATCTGGATCGTTCCGGAATCGCATCTTTACTACGCGCGCAAGGGCGATGTGACTCGCGCGAAGCAGTCGATGAGGCGTCTGTATGGTAATGTTGCGGGCTACGATATCGAGCATGAGTATCGTGTGATCGAACATGGTATTGAGGCCGAGAAAGAGCTCAGCCGCGCTTCCAAAGAGTCTTCGTTCCTCGAGATCTTCCAAGGCACCAATTGGCGTCGGACTTTGGCTGGCGCTGTGGGTATCTGCAGTCAGTGGTCGGCAGGTGCTCCGATTGTCTTCAGCTACTCGACG TACTTCTTCAAGGTGGCGGGCATGGACGATCCATTCATGGTCACAATCATCACCTTCGTCCTGCTAATCATATCGATCTTCTGCTCACTAATCGCCTGCGAATACATCGGCCGCCGTCCTCTTCTTATCGGTGGCTGCTTTCTCATGTGCCTCTTCAACATTGGACTGGCTACGTCGGGAATCTTCCACACCAGCGGCGCCAACAAAGCTGCTCTCGCGTGTTTGCTGATCTGGGTCCTGTGCTATGGCGCGTCAGCTGGTCCGATAGGATTTGTCGCTGCTGGCGAGACTTCGACTCCGAGATTGCGAGCCCAGACGACTTCTTTCAACTTGGGATGTTATGGTGCCGGCTTGTAA
- a CDS encoding Putative peptide chain release factor 1, mitochondrial — protein sequence MSWVCASCLRSLARPAVRRLLVQQRAQSTAAPVSARLSPALLSRARSIASEHAVLAQKLASDYDAEAAKRLGELSRTATAIGAYDKAKSSWDELQSLLKSSDQELKELAEDDVGPTYDKVTQAEAALKSSLIPTHPFAHMPCLLEIKPGAGGDEAALFAGDLLRMYEAYCAKNALRTTILKYDVAEGGEHVQEAVLEVETPGAYGILRCEAGVHRVQRVPATESKGRTHTSAASVLVLPSVPDDGAADLGENSFNDPRSDYYVDPKDVRSEVMRSSGAGGQHVNKTESAVRLTHEPTGTVVRCEDGRSQVKNREKAWGLLRSRIAQMKREEREEELIRLRRGAGAGKVGRENKVRTYNWGQQRVSDHRSGIDSRHLDDIMDGGDALEQVMNSVRAWMAEQEVLGLIAEHEEETKQAKAK from the exons ATGTCGTGGGTGTGCGCTTCCTGTCTTCGTAGCCTCGCTCGGCCTGCAGTACGCCGCCTTCTTGTTCAGCAGCGCGCCCAGAGTACGG CAGCACCAGTCTCCGCTCGTCTATCACCAGCACTACTCTCACGAGCTCGATCGATAGCATCAGAACATGCCGTCCTCGCCCAAAAGCTAGCCTCAGACTACGACGCGGAAGCGGCGAAACGACTAGGCGAACTATCGAGAACGGCAACTGCGATCGGTGCATATGACAAAGCGAAGTCCTCATGGGACGAGCTGCAATCGCTGCTCAAGTCATCCGACCAGGAGCTAAAGGAGCTGGCCGAGGACGATGTCGGACCCACGTATGACAAGGTCACGCAGGCCGAGGCAGCGCTCAAGTCAAGTCTGATCCCAACGCATCCTTTTGCTCATATGCCATGTCTGCTGGAGATCAAGCCCGGCGCTGGCGGAGATGAGGCGGCCTTGTTTGCAGGCGACCTGTTACGCATGTACGAGGCATACTGCGCAAAGAATGCCCTGAGAACTACCATCCTCAAGTACGACGTAGCAGAAGGCGGCGAGCACGTGCAGGAAGCAGTCCTCGAGGTCGAAACACCCGGTGCCTATGGCATACTGCGATGTGAGGCAGGCGTGCATCGAGTACAGCGTGTGCCAGCCACGGAGAGCAAAGGCAGAACGCACACTTCAGCAGCGAGTGTGCTGGTACTGCCTTCAGTGCCAGATGACGGAGCGGCCGATCTTGGCGAGAACAGCTTCAACGATCCGAGAAGCGATTACTACGTCGATCCCAAGGACGTGCGAAGCGAAGTCATGCGCTCGAGTGGTGCAGGAGGGCAACATGTCAACAAGACGGAATCTGCCGTACGCCTGACACACGAACCGACAGGCACCGTGGTGAGATGCGAGGACGGACGCTCACAGGTGAAGAATCGAGAGAAAGCTTGGGGTCTGCTTCGATCTCGAATCGCGCAGATGAAGCGAGAAGAGCGCGAAGAGGAGCTAATCCGCTTGAGAAGAGGTGCTGGTGCTGGAAAGGTGGGGAGAGAGAACAAAGTCCGGACCTACAACTGGGGACAACAGAGAGTCAGCGACCACCGCAGTGGCATTGATTCGAGACATTTGGACGACATCATGGATGGAGGTGATGCGCTGGAACAAGTGATGAACAGTGTCCGCGCCTGGATGGCTGAGCAAGAGGTGCTTGGTCTGATCGCAGAGCATGAGGAAGAGACTAAGCAGGCGAAGGCCAAATGA
- a CDS encoding Verruculogen prenyltransferase: ATGKNQIRIMVDSTRKIFKNDVLEPGLTHTDGGLHGEDLPQGFVLAKTVWNFLFQQPTRAGEARQTLNLVWNWEMRPSDPNVAPKAYFFLAEELDETVIAALTALFEELGWTEHIETQTKVDKISYPEHNFATSCGLYYWIAAAFSQKSGPYGTVYSNPAAIL, translated from the exons GCCACGGGAAAGAATCAAATTCGGATCATGGTTGACTCTACACGAAAAATTTTCAAGAACGATGTCCTCGAACCCGGCCTCACGCACACAGACGGGGGTTTGCATGGAGAGGATCTGCCACAAGGTTTTGTCTTGGCCAAGACTGTTTGGAACTTCCTTTTCCAACAACCAACACGTGCAGGCGAAGCACGGCAGACTTTGAACCTGGTCTGGAACTGGGAGATGAGACCTTCTGATCCTAACGTGGCCCCCAAAGCATACTTTTTCCTTGCAGAGGAGTTAGATGAGACAGTGATTGCGGCATTGACCGCTTTGTTCGAAGAGCTGGGCTGGACAGAGCACATCGAGACACAGACGAAAGTTGACAAGATATCGTA TCCTGAACACAATTTTGCTACTAGCTGCGGTCTATATTATTGGATTGCGGCCGCATTCTCCCAAAAGTCTGGGCCTTATGGAACAGTATACAGCAATCCTGCAGCTATTTTGTAG
- a CDS encoding Cell wall integrity and stress response component 3: MPSINTLVSFLSAVTAAAAWKSQGCYSSTGSLESQGTYIYQSAGYCADQCKASAAMALTGGDECFCGNELPPASSKVEDSRCDTTCFGYPADICGGDGLFSAYTLTNSGGGVSGNSSAVAPSSVGSAGSTGSNTTSSPSITASSTQSAASYTGAASQQVPGLGALIVAGIAAAL; this comes from the exons ATGCCATCAATCAATACACTCGTTTCGTTCTTGAGTGCTGTCACTGCAGCGGCCGCCTGGAAATCGCAAGGATGCTATAGCTCGACAGGCTCACTCGAGAGCCAGGGCACGTATATCTACCAGTCAGCGGGATACTGTGCGGATCAATGTAAAGCTAGTGCTGCTATGGCACTTACTGGTGGGGACGAATGCTTTTGTGGCAACGAGTTGCCTCCTGCGAGCAGCAAAGTCGAGGACTCGCGATGCGACACGACGTGTTTTGGATACCCCGCGGATATAT GCGGTGGTGATGGCCTTTTCTCTGCATACACGCTCACAAACTCGGGTGGCGGCGTATCTGGAAATTCAAGTGCTGTTGCACCTTCGTCTGTGGGCTCGGCTGGCTCGACTGGCTCCAACACTACCTCTTCGCCTTCAATCACGGCATCCTCGACGCAATCTGCAGCCTCGTACACCGGTGCAGCGTCTCAACAGGTCCCTGGGCTCGGCGCTTTGATCGTCGCAGGTATAGCTGCCGCGTTGTAA